The Archocentrus centrarchus isolate MPI-CPG fArcCen1 chromosome 12, fArcCen1, whole genome shotgun sequence nucleotide sequence CAGCAGGTGTTTTCTGTACACTGTCCATTACTGCTCAGTGGGCCCATGAACGAGCCTGCTGCCATCAGCCCACCCTCCGTGCTTCCTGCCTCAGCACAAGCGTCCGATATCATTCTTGGTGCAGCCCTGGTTACAGCACATCCCCGCCACGCCACGAGAAaagttcctcttcttcttgctCGTCAGGTGCCAGTCAGCCGAACCCGGCGTCTCATCTTGCTCACCTGCAATCGTGGACAGCTGCAACTCCTCGAGAGGGGCCGGGAGACTCAAcggttgctgctgctgccggtCTCCTGACCCATAAAGAGCCAGGATGTCTGCCAGGGAGGCGGTGTGAAGAGGAGAGTGGTTTTCTGCAAGCTCTGCACCACGCTGCCAGGTATGCTGGCTCTCCTCCACTTTAACATCAGGGAGGGAACTCCACTGGAAAGGGTctggagacaggaaaaaaaaatagaaatgaccTCAAAAGCAATCAGGAAATTAGTGCAGAGACATGTACTGTAGACCAGAAAAGGCAAGGAAAATAGAATAATGGAAAATCGTGCCTAAAAGAAGCTGACTGTGGTGCTGAAATTTCATACTATACATGTGTCGGGTATCATCTCCTAATGAAAACAGCCTGAACTCATTCCAAAGTGCCATTtgtcaaaatttaataacagGAATTCTTTCCCAGTCCTCCACCTGTGGACACTTTACCTCATTTTCAGTCATCATCAGTTTCTCACACTCTTCCTGCTCTGGTTCTCTCATAGTTCactgcaggattttttttatattttgaaacATGCCTGCACACGATGGGCATTTTTTGTGACTAATTTCTCTAAGTAGCACACAAAAATTAAGCAACTAATTCAAGTGCAGCAGCATTAACTTACCCAAGAGCCCCTCTGTGGATCGTCTCCACCGGGAGCCGCCGCAGGTGAAGATGACCGCTCTGATGAACTCTCTCCCGCACAGTTTCACCCCATAGTCCCTCGGTACCATCAGCCTGCTCATCACATCAGCCTTCTCACAGCTGCATATGCTGCCGACACACACCACAGCCACGGCGAGAGTCAGTCTCCAGAGCATTGTTCACCTGCCCTGAAATTAAACTGCCTGGTTCGAGTTGCACCGGTGTGGGGGTCAGCGGAGTTCCACCTCAGGTCTGAGGAGTGCTGCAGGTCCTCACTTCCTTGTTTCTCTCTCAGGAGAACTGTCTTACATTCAAACTATGAAAGATGCTTCTATCAGTCTGCCTTGTGTTCTCGTCTTCTTCTCTCTTTGAGAGTGGACCTTATGTAGCCCTAGACACTAGTTCCCTCTTCAACTGGCTCAACCCCAaacctcctcccttcctctgtctcacacacGCACAAGAAAACACGTCATCATCTTTCAGATTGATGACGATGACGTCCTTGCAGTTATTTCTCTTGTGCAGTCATATTAAGTTTGAGTATGTACTCATTACTCACACATTATTTCAAGACTAACGTTTAACAGTGACAGTGATTATTGTGAAAAACTTTATAAAAACGTTAAAAACATTTTGCGTATTGTAAGATTTTAAGTGTTTCTTATTTTGGCTGATATTGACACAATGTTACAAAATGAGGTAGGTCATTGGCTTTACAGCTTTGCATTCAGGGGGTTACCTTTGTCACAAAAGAGCATctgaaacactgaagttttaaaaatatttgttattgaatttacagcttttaaaaaaaaaaaaaaactatttgcaAACACAGAAGATAGAAACTGGACAGGTTAAAATAAACAGCTTGAATTTACAATGGACACAagcatgcacacgcacgcacacgcacgcacgcacacacgcacacacacctgaaaaggataagcgggaAAAAACTGAAAGCTCAGGTGTGGTTGTGGTGCCACCTATAGGTGATTCGTGCCTTTTGGCACACTAAAACTTAAACTTTATGTGACTGCTGTGTCTAACACTTACAAAATGTCTCACACTGAGCTGCTTTGGTAAAGGCCACCGCACAAGAAAGTGTGATTAATTCAATGAAGATGCTGTGAAGATTCAGTTCAGTAAGGATCACACCTTTTACAGgtgtctctctctatctctcttgcTGTGTCATTTATGTGAGGTATCACAATCCCACACTGCAGTGAGGCCCAGTGTTGATAAAATATAATCCATAATATTTTACTATTTTGCATCTCCATCTTCATTGTATtagtttctgtatttgttacataTTTCAGGCCAATCACACCTTAAACTGAAGATATTAAAGGagacagaggacagagagacaaacaaaggGTGAAAGGGGAAAAGAGGCGGCCGGTCCCGTGTCAGAAACCCCGCGTCCATGCTGATGAACCTCAGCCAGATGAATCTTTTGTCTGTCGTTCATCAtttcactcacactcacatctgcacacgcacaaacacgTGCGCTGCATAACAATCACTGCTGAGCATGACTGAGTgacattcacattaaaaagcCCTTTATTCTCAAAAAGTGAACGTGTCAGAGATGAACGGGAAAGCGGCATGAACTCAGTGATGAtgcaaaggttaaaaaaaaaaaaggataccaTGACAGACTCGACGTGTCACACACTTTGATATGATTTTCTGCCAATTTTTGCCAAAGAAGTCGGTGTACCTGTACTGACCTGACCATTAATAAAGAGGTGAAAACAGAAAACGGAGAGGTGTACAATAAAGCAAGATCAGTGGGTTAGCGAGGTATGTTGAGCCCAGAGTTTTTCTGTGTCACAAAGGTGGCTCCCTTTTTACCTTGCTATATCACCATGATAACTCGTGCTGAACACATATCATGGTCAGAAGCAGGCTGCTCAGAGGTTCAGTTTAAAATCATGGGGAAGCACCACGTTTTCCCTGattctaatccacacaggctcaGATATATGCATAcaccccactaatatttggttaaatgtcctttAGCAAGTTGGACCTCGAGCAAATGCTTTTGGTTGCCATCATCAAGCTTCTGGCATcgttctggctggatatttgaccactcttcttggcagaattgttagagttcatttaaattggttggtttcttgACACAGACCCGGTTTTTATGcgcagtccacaaattttcaatagggttgaggtcggCGCTTtggcctgctttatccattccaaaccaattcagttcaattcaattttatttatatagcgccagttcacaacaaacagtcgcctcaaggtgctttatattgtaaggtaaagaccctacaataattatacACTTGGCAGGTTTGAGCCGCGGTGGCTCATGGGATGTTCCTGAGCATCCTAACCAATTTGCTCTCCCTCTGAGGGTGACAGTCGGGGTCTTCTTCTAGACactggcaaagtggtgacacatccgaATGACTTGCACTTGCATTCAGTTGTTTGAACaaatgatcttggaatctgccgttgtttagaaatggctctaAGAGACCTTCCCAGCTTGCGTAGATCTACAGTTCTCCTGCTTAGATCTTTGCTGAGCTTCTTGGACTTCTCCATTGTTttgagtattggtcaatcctAACTGATTtttctcatctgagggtgacagtttggatcTTCTTCCAGACTTTGATAGAGCAGTGACAAAACCGAATGACTTACATACAATCATtagaactgatgatcttggaatctgcagttgtttagaaatggctcaaaAAGATCTTCCCAATCTGTGTAAATTTTCGCTGAGTTCCATGGATTTTCTTATTGTTCTGAGTACTGGTCAATCCAATGAGGGTTGTAGTAGAGAAAgttgtagtttctctttgctggCAAATTTAACACTTAATTTTACAGAACATTCCTTCATTAAACAAGAACTAAAAGAACTAAAGAGCACAAACATTTACTGCAAAGCTGTTTTAATAATTAGAAAGAAAACCCGTCTGATGTGATCACCTCTGTATGCTTCTATCAGACCAACCTCTAATAAATCCCTCCACTACAGCCCAGCTAGTAGTGAAGTATGTAGAGCAGGAGACTCTGTGAGCAAGTCAGATTCAATTTAACAGCGCTTTATGAGGGAGTTGGCTACATATTGACCAACTCCCagcttaaaatgtgtttaacttGTCAAGCAGGATGAACAAAGGCGAGCATGATCAGTCAGCCCTGATTCAGAGCTTGACAGTAAGCAGGAGAAATGATCTCAATCCTGGCAACAAGTCACAACAAGTCATAACAGGCCATCGGCTTGTAGTCAGTTATATGACTGGAGTAATGGTCCTATCTCAACAATATAAATGAGATCTGGAGTAATGATCCTGGTCTGCAACATTCATCAGCTGATTGTTcacctttgtgtttgtgttgctctCTTATGTTGATCGAGCCTCACTTGACTTCTCTTTAACCCACTCTCACATGTATACATACACAGAGACGTGGTATATGGACAGACAGGaaaagtcattaaaatgtgtcagCCTGTGCTTTTTTGACTTTATTTCTACAAATTGTGGATGTggtaaacacacaaaatgtttgttttcctcttgtgattggggaaaaaaataggtAGACTAATTAGCTGAACTAGGTTTGGCCACTAATGAAGGTCAGAGGTGGAGGATGGAACTGAAATAAAACTCAGGAGGTGAAAGAATAACAAACAGCACTTGTGTTAATGAAGCAAAATCAACACTTGATTTTTTAAGTAAGGTGTTACACTGACAGTGGAAACAGAGGTCAGCATATGTGGAAGTAGCCTGTGTGAACCAAACGATCAGGCTTCAGCCTGCTCTAAAGGTTCAGTTTCAGACAGTTGTTTTCTTCTTGACTCAGAATTTGTGGAGGAGGGGGATAACCTGAAATACAAAGCTCTAGTTGTGGGCACAGCAGCacaacctgctgttcaaaccttctgtttgtgggGGGCAGCCAATCCGAACCTTAAAGCAGGTTATCTGAGGGCATTAAATTAATAAGCATCATCAATTTTATTCAGTACCCTAGCttaataaatgtaatgtaatgattTATAATAACTTTCACAACAAGAGGCTTTCTGGTTCAAACTTCCTGATTGGCTGTGGGTTTGTGtcgagtttgcatgttctccctgtgcctgtgtgggacGCCCCTGAAGTCTTCTAGCATGAGGATGTTACAGTATGTGGACATGGATGTGATCAGGAGTCATGAAACTAACCCTTGGAATCCACTGCTGTAAACATGCTGACTACAACCACTACACCCTGTAGGAAGGAGGAAGCCACAAACTTTTCATCTCCACAGTCTGAGTGTTTCATACTCCTAGTAACAGGATTGATGACACGGCTGCTGAAAGGTCACCTCTCGTGATTGTTTCATCTGGGtcacaaaacaggaagtaaatcagagatagaaaatatttaatttgaatGGAATATCCGGACTGTCACTCCAGCGAGCGAGCACATGCGTACTGCGGGGTCTCTGTCTTTCAACATAAAGCACCTCGACATGTCTTTGCATGAATTGGCATCATGAAAAACTAAATTGAATAACTGGTCAGTGCAGATCTTTTCTGCTGAGCAGCTTCACATTATTGGATAAAGTTGGACTATTTCAACTATatgaacaaaatgtttttaaacatttaaaatgtgaaacatgctGTATGTTGACATTAAGCTGCACAATTGTCacttcaataaggagagatcatttggaaAAGTTGAGCATTTATTGATATAGAGAATTCAATTAATCTACATGTATTTGGCAGTTTGACTCCGATGGCCCATTGAATCAGAACGGAATCCCAGCGATGataggaattagggcaggaTCCCAGAAACCCAGGAAAGCTGACAGGAGTGAaaacagatcttccttattgaacttatacTTACGCTTCATTTCTGTTGCCACCATAATCTGAACTGTTATCTGTGTACTGATGAAGACAGAGCAATGTTCTTCCTGGATTGCATTCCCTGAACACTGCTTTCCATTGTTTGTTGCATTGTGTGATGAATGCTCACTTatgctctctctgtcttccaTGTCATCCTGTCTCTAGCATCTTCTTCTGTCAGCATGTCCTcattcactacatccatgagccttctctgtggtcttcttcttttcctcctgccaagcagctccatcttcagcatcctttgtccaatatatccactctccctcctctgaacatgtccaaaccatctcagcctagCCTTTCTAACTTTGTCTGCAAACCACtcgacctgagctgtccctctgatagcCTCATTCCTAATCCTGTCCCTTCTTTTCACCTCCAGTTTTCTAAACCATATAACATAGCTAATCTTACTTTCATCTTGAaaaccttctctttcactcttgctgctatctttctgtcacaaatcacccctgacactcaccTCCACCCACTCCATCCTCCCTGCACTCCCTTTGCCACTCATGtgctgtccattgctttggatggttaaCCCCAGGTATTTGAATTCCTCCACCTTCATTGCGTCTGCTTCTTTACTTTCCCACTCACATGCATGTATTCTGCTTTGCTTCCACCGAATTTGATTCCTCTTCTCtgcagtgcatacctccacctatTCAGGCTCTCTCCCACCTTCTCCTTGCTTACTGCAGCTTCATTTTACAGCCTGTCCATAGTATCTTGTGAAAACAGTGTTTGTCTTTGCTGGAGCAGTTAGAGGAAATCCAggaaaaatatatgaaatacaAGTCAAACACTGGGAGTCAACTTCAGGTCTTTTATCTGTTAACATATCATTAAATAATAAGGGAACATGCCTCACTGAGAAACTACATTTGagtctctgaaaatgggggactgtgtgtAAAAATGGTTGTGATTCCAAAACAGTTCATGTAACACTTCTGGCAGaccctttgaattaaagctgaaagtctgaacTTCACATCACATCTTACTTCTTTGGTCAACATGACTGGAAACTGGgtaccatttaatatttttgttgattttcAAAAAGAAGTGTGGAGGTTTTGGATCCAGTCATTTGCCGTCTACATCAAAAACACTTCAGGCTCTTTGGATAGTATTccattattttctgtttctacAGTCTGTTTGCACAGGATGACTATGGACCCATGTATGAACCCATGTGGTTACTGGACAGGCTCGGTTACCATAGATGTGTAATTCGCAACTAGACAAACATCATGTCTGCGTGTGGGAATATCAAAAGGGATGACTGAGAGTGTTTGacgcgctgtatgtacacaaaccaCAGCGGTTttcggtgttgtgccaaaaagtgatttccgatttattttttttaaaatgtattatctttgcttatatcggtaaatagactgtgaTGGGCAGGAttaagggcttatatataaaatgaagaaatgacttgttttgcaaatatattcatgactctgcattattgtggcttcattataatcaatccagtcctttttggctacTCTTTATAAAActataatgttatatttgttgcaatttctgcagcccttgTGGCAGGAGCTCTAAGGAAAAACgacatttttaatctcaatggaGCTCTCTAGGAATGCATCATTGGCCTCTCTGATAGATGGAAGTCAGAAGAGGACAGAAGAAGGAAAGAGCCAAGAAAATACTCATAACGAGCTTCTTCATGGAGTTGCTCCTACAGTTGGAACAACACCTCCAGCTGTTTATTCCAAAGCCAGAGCTTTGGCTCAGTCTGTGGgcagaaaaaatttttttatcctGCAGACACTGATCAAGTACGGGACTGATGTTCGAATACTGGTAGTTCAAGCATACCTCATGGAAGCTGCTAAAGGTTATGCTGATGGTATTGTTAGCTATTTAATTCCATTTTTGATGCTCGCATTGAGGAAGAGATATATAATCAACCCAGTAAGAGAAGAAATTCTCATTACAACTGCATAGAATATTATTGTCTTCAGTGGCAGACATTCTAATacgaataataaaaataacaattagTGTAGATAGAAGCTTTGCAGAATAACAAAATCCATTTCAATTGATGTATTCTAAATTTTAAGATGTAGTTTTATAGAAACCAAAACAGCAATTGCCCCAAGTACATTAACCCAACCGGTCgcgacagatggctgcccctccctgagcctggttctgtcagaggtttcttcctgtcaaaggggagtttttccttcccactgttgccaagtgcttgctcataggggatcactGGATTGTTGGGCTCCTCTATAATACTGTGGGGAATCCACAGTATTATAGAGGCTTGGGGAAAttgctgttttaaactgaaGTTGCATAACTAAATTTGAAATCTAACATATTCAAAAGAgaacagttatttttttgtctcactccTCCTGGTCACATGTATTGAAATCTAAGCAAATGGCAAATGTATTTACATATTCATGGTgcagaagaacaaatgaaagtgcacagggaacatgtttttaaaggcaAAAACAGGAAGGGAAAAACCCACTAAGTAATTTTGACATGGTAACCAGAAAGAAGAGGATGGATCATGGAGAGCTGTTGTTTCTGCTTCTTCGGGATGGACCTTCAGAGTACCAGAGTATTTAAAATCCTCAGACTTTTAAATACCCCCCAGCCATGTTTCCCTCTCTCCTGTTGGTCTCCTTACCTACATTCATTGTGCTTCATCATTAAAAAACCATCCACTGTGAAATGCTGGCAGGTCTGAAGCTGAAGAATTTGTCCTTTTATTCTCCTCATAGAAAGTTTGGAGATGCTGCTCCACCTCTCAGACCACTCCTAGACAATGGTCATTTGTGAAACAGAGAGTAGAAGTCTGAGGCACTTCTCCTAGATTCTATTGACATTCTATTCTATACTACGATATTCcctttgaattgaattgacctgCAACTGTACAAATATATACAATTTTGGgatttgtaaaaaatatttgtgtacaCTGTATAGATGCTGGCCCTCACAGTGTTCTAGGCAATGTTTATGCAATCTTTCTGCAAGCTTGGTCCACTCATCTAGGAGGACATAGGGAACGCACAAATACACAGAGATGGCCCGAATTAGGCCCTAAGCAGAACATGATTTAGAGCCCCCACCTCCAGCCGAACCCATCGCCAACCACCCGGCTGAGCACCACCAATACTAAGTGTATATAGTCCATGCTTGATTGAAACACCCATTACTACTGATGCTGGCAGCTGAtgcatttccaaaaaatgtgCTAAAGGGCAGAACAGTTGCAATATAACACAACAAATTTAgtcttgtttatttaaatatttatttctgaatTACTTGAAACTAAAACCTAGCCCTACGCCAGCTTTGTTTGAAAATCATCaatataaagcagaaaaaacatgaaatgctgATGCTCTTGATAAATAATGAATTTCACAGCAATGCAAGGgagacacattaaaaaaaaaaaaaatgaaagcacccAATCAAATTAGTTGGGTGTTTATTATTAGCTCTACATCTAGATGCAGACTGAGAACCCCAGTTGTGCACATAAACAGTCAAACAACGATCCAATGGAAAACTGAACTTTCcagtattttaatgtttgttacCTTAACTTCACGGTCTGCAAATACCTCTCAAAACTACATCCTAAAAATTGAATCCAAAGAACAGTTTTTGATTCATTTTGCACCAAATCCTAATCCAGCAAACTCTTGGCTATGAGGGAAAGTAAGTGGTGAGAGGGTCCCTGACATACTGACCCCAACAcctgaacaaacacacacttttacactcaaacacacaataCTGTAGCAGCTTGTAGCAAGTGATAAAATAGCAGGCACATGATCAAGTGGCCTTCCGGATGGGCACCAAGTTCCCTGAAAGGATATCCCAAAAggataacaataaaataaatacaccaaAACTCACTAtctataaatatatgtaaaaatttacaaatatataaaaataaaataaaataaaatacagtagcCTAAAATAGGCTGTACAAACAACTGAGCTTGTTCTTAAATGGCGACATGATGGTGACATTAGAAGAGCAGAGGCCCGTCCTGAATTCCCTAAGAAGTATTATGTACCAGAGAATAATAGGGTTCCACTGACAGCCAGACATGCCAATGTTACCCTACAGCCCATCCAGTGGTCTACAGCTCATGCATTGACATCTTTTTGGACCTCATATTaagaaatacagtaaaaatataagaaatacGAATATTAAAGTTAAACACTGGGAATCAACTTCAGATCTTTTATCTGTTAACATATCATTAAATAATAAGGGAACCGGCCTCACTTTGTCAACTGTCCAATTAATTTTGtgtctctgaaaatgggggactgtgtataaaaatgattGTAATTccaaaacagttaatgcaatacttttggcagactctttgaattaaagctgaaagtctgaatTTCACATCACATCTTACTTTTTTGGTCACCGTGACTGGAAATTTTAttctgcttggtttgaacttcagcagatccTCTTGACCATATTTGCATGTCTAAAGTCAATGGGTTACTGCCATTGTTGACAAAGGGTgatcagatatttgtgttaacaagtgATCGAACAGTTATATctaataaaatatacatttattataTGACTAAAAGTAATGCACAGAAAGCTATGTCTCAGAAGGTGATTTAGATTTTCTGAGGGGTCTCAGGGTTTGGGTAATTATCTGATCAGAAGCCTGGAGCCTGGAGAACCAAAGATTGGTTGGGAGGGCAATCTTTTATTTGCAGCAGTGTCTACTGTCACTATTTCTCAGTCTGTTTAGCATTTGCTTAcccatttatattttactttagaGCATGTatgctttgtgattttttttgagCTACACAAGCGAAACACACTCTTTACTGCGATATTATTGTTGTATTATCTGTAGAAGGTGAGTGCAGGGTTcaaaaagctgtaaaataaCCTGAATTAAAACATAAGGCCTTTGCTCACTCTTTTTCCGCTCAGACCCACTAAAGTTCAATTACTGAACAAAAAGCACAACCCTACTATTAACAATCAAGACCCATTcttaaatggaaaatgaacaaaatgctACTTGCGTCACTTCACAGCTGCCATTCGTCTTCAAGACATGCGTCACAATTATATTAACTGAATTTCAAGTAATACTTAAAATGGAGGGCATGATTCAAACACAATGGTCATTGAGTTCAACTTTGAAGTCCACAAGGCCAGAGGGTGGTAAGGATCAATTAGCTTTGACTGATGTGAACTGAAAACACTGACAAGCGGTCATTTTGGACATCTTAATGCAGGGGGAGGCAACAATGTAGCTATACAGAGATATTGTGAAATTGCTGGGGTCATTCGTACTCATTAAATCTGATGGAGGGGAAATAAATTTGAATGCTACTTTAACTAACTTATTTTAGTGTTATTTAAAGTAACAGTgaccccccaacccccacccccacacacacacacacacagcagaaacaTGCATCCAACAGTCACCTATGAGTCGTCATCACGACCTAAATGTGGGTGCTCTGAAACTCAATTGCCAAACCTTTGGCATCACTGAATATTATTAGTCATCCACCACATTTACAGCTGGGAGAGCGCGAGAAAATTAAGGGGCAGATCACACAACAAACGTTTTGGGTCTAAGTTGGATAATATCATTGGTGTTATCACAGTCACACACCCCACCTGCTACTCGGCGGCTTGCAGGCAGGAATAAATCACATGAAAttggtaaaacaaacaaaaaaaaaaaaaaggggaaaaacaaacctTTGTTAAATGAAAAAACCCAAAAATAATGAGGGCAATAAAACATGTAGCCTCTGAATGGAAAAGCAAGGATTTAAACTGAAGTCTGAGAGTCTGGTGTGATTCAAGGACAGAAAAAGAGCCAGACTGACAAGACAGACAGTCATGTTCACAGGTACATTTGACTGAATATTATTAGACCCATATTTGCAGTTTGATTAAACAGATATTATATGTCCTCATTATGATATCTAATATTTCCATGAAACTGCTGCCACACAGTGAACTGAGGACTTATGGGGCTTTACTGGTATTAACCTGCTGGCAAGTAAATGTTATTTACAGTATGACATCAGCTCTTTTTAAGGATCTGTACACACAGCATGGTAACACAAagcaagagaaaaatgtgtgtgcTGACACCAGCCCAGCAGCCACAATCTGATCTTCCAAAGGTAACAAAGGCGGTGAGGAGCAGCCAGGATTGCAGTCTCCACTTCTGCGTTACATTATTCTACATTATTCCTCAGGGCACTGAGCCCAAGTCCTTTGAAGgtaaatatgttttatgtattttgacattttcattgctattaGTGCACAGAAATGTGTTCTTCATCCTGTCGGTTTGGCATTAAGGTAAATATGatgcaaaatgaaaattaaaaaaaaaaaaagaatcttgtATTTAGTAATTTTCACAAACTGGCACACTTTGACTTTTGCAGTTACAGCCAAAATGCACAGTCTCgtttttgctgctgcagctaataAGGAACAAGGGATTTCTGGTGTCTGCATTTATTGACTCATTAATCACAGTGCTGATTCAAGAAATAATATGGGGAGTTCTGATCTTCCACAGATATAGTTATATATATGATATCATCCGGATGCGACATATCCGTTAGAATATAAGATTTATACATCACAAAGATCACATAACTGGCCAAGTGGCATAGAAGGATTGACAGAAAACTGTGTATAGTTAAAGACCTCTCTGGAAGGATGTCTCTTGGTAGCCACATCACTGGCCACTTTGCTGTGTACCATCCTGCAGGAGTCATTGAGCTAGTTTCATCGTGCAAATGTGTAACATTTGATTTAGTCTGGTGGCCTTCCACCCAGGCTGGCTGACTCTCCAGGTTTGTCATCTCCTCATCACTCATCAGGCATCAGGACGTCAAATATTTTTGGTGGTGGAGAAACTGAGGACCCTGGTCGCagaaagcaggttcaacaaactctgtgAACTGAAAACACTGACTTTGTCATTTCAATTTCTGTAGCCGCGAAATCAAGTGCGCAGAACCTTAGGgacatcaaacgtgcacattgtgaactttccctgcgctgtgatagattgtaaattgcagtaaAATAATGCAGGCGCAAGCAGCAATCTAGTCGGTGCggagtccacacacacacacacacacacacacacacacacacacacacacacacacacgcacacacacacgcaacgcaccatccgcatcctctcaacatttactgtgttcatgtgtgcagatcacttattcatgcacttataaaatacaagacttctatgacataacttgccgactgtctttaaatgggacaggaggaggggaggtgaag carries:
- the rln1 gene encoding prorelaxin H1, with the translated sequence MLWRLTLAVAVVCVGSICSCEKADVMSRLMVPRDYGVKLCGREFIRAVIFTCGGSRWRRSTEGLLDPFQWSSLPDVKVEESQHTWQRGAELAENHSPLHTASLADILALYGSGDRQQQQPLSLPAPLEELQLSTIAGEQDETPGSADWHLTSKKKRNFSRGVAGMCCNQGCTKNDIGRLC